A genomic segment from Glycine max cultivar Williams 82 chromosome 1, Glycine_max_v4.0, whole genome shotgun sequence encodes:
- the LOC100814967 gene encoding dolichyl-diphosphooligosaccharide--protein glycosyltransferase subunit DAD1: CEQVVYMALVGSFPFNYFLSRVLSCVGTAVLAVCLRIQVNKENKEFKDLAPERAFADFVLCNLVLHLVIMNFLG; encoded by the exons tgtgaacAAGTAGTTTACATGGCTTTGGTGGGATCATTTCCATTTAACTACTTCCTATCAAGAGTACTATCTTGTGTAGGAACTGCTGTTCTTGCTG TTTGTCTCAGGATCCAAGTGAATAAAGAGAACAAGGAAttcaag GATCTTGCACCTGAGCGCGCTTTTGCAGATTTTGTTCTCTGCAACTTGGTGCTTCATTTGGTGATCATGAACTTCCTTGGTTAA